From the Alteromonas sp. CI.11.F.A3 genome, the window GCCTATACCAACCCTATTTGGCTTGAGCTGGTTGATGAGAGCCAGTTTTAGTTAATGTTAAACGTGGGTCAGAGTGCTTTTGTTAGTAAAGGTATTCTGACCTCATTTCTTTAGTTCTTATTCGTCAATAAATAGAAAAGCTGATAAAAACGGTCAATCTTGAGGTAGATGTATATTCGTTATTCCTAGAGCTATTTGGTTACATATAAAAAGAGCCATTCGGTTCGCATTTATCGTATTCGACCGAATGGATATAGAAATAGTGTCATTTATTAGTGAGCTTAATGCTTCCCCATATGCAAAATTAGCACATATATCGATAATTTAAAAAATTAGGCCGCTTTGATGATAATTATTTTAAGCCTCGATCATTTATTCGAATAGTACTTGAAATCACTGTACTTCAGACTTCCTAATTTCTAAAAAGTTAGTCACTACTAACCTAAAATTTATGCCAGTATAGATGCATATTTAACCACCAGATATTGGGTTGCAATCAAACACAAAGCTCACTATCTTGTGATCAGACGATGGATTGTAAGAGCGAGAGAAACTCATGGATGAGGAGGGAAAGGCCAGTTAGTGGCTGGCCTTTCATTAACAGGAACTCATTGTGTTTGGTAATGGATCCCAAAGAAGACTAACATTTCCCGTGCGAATCTTCATGCTCAAAGTATCGTAAAACACCATGGAAAATCAATAGAACTAGTTCGTTTTTTTCACTCTATTGCTTAGGTTGTCGGATTTTTTTAAGTATTTCAATGAGCTCCAAAATATTAACAATTTTAGAGTAAAAGAAATGAAAATATTATATTACAAGGATTTATCGTGTCCCTTTAAGTACGGTAAAGTTTGTTTAAACCCTGAACTAGAGCCCATGGTTTGTGATAAGCCTACTATTACTGGAGGGTTTGAATTATGAGCGGCAACTACACTGATGGTAAATTTGTTTACTGCCGATTTAGACGTAAACGCAATAGCTCTGAATTGATGGACGCTCACGACTATGGGTATCAAGCATGGCGAATACCGATAAAAGCTAAAGCTAAGTAGTTGCTAAAATAGTTGGTTGGGGGCTTTATAGCCCCCTTTTTACTTTTTAACTAACTGTTTCTCAACTAGTAGCAAGGGCAGGATTGCGATTACGCAGTTGTAAATAACTTAGTCCCCACATGATAAACCCACCAAAGAACAGCATAGCCGATGCGTAGCCGGTTTCGTTGAAACTAGCGCCAGATGCCAACATAGCACCGCCTAACATAGGGCCAATGGCATTTGCCGTATTAAACGCGCACTGCACTAGGGCGCCTATCATTGCATGTCCCGTGGGTGAAACATCTAACAACATCGACTGAATAACAGCGGCTAAGCCAACACTTGCGCCTAGTAGGAATACGGTAAGGTATAGCCACCAAATATTGCTCGCCGCAAATACGTACATAACAGCTACGCCAACACTACATAGTAATGCTATACCTGTGGTGCGAAGAGGGGATTTGTCAGCAAGTTTACTAATAAACCAGTTACCGATAGTGGTACCAATACCGAACATCATCATGGCTACCGAAATAGTGACTTCTGGTGAGTTAGTCACGTTTAATATGGTATCGGCAAGGTAGGTATAAATACAAAAAACGCCACCAAAACCCACAAATATAATACCTGAAATTGACCATACCAATTTATTTTTAAGTACGCCAAACTCCTCTCGTAAGTTCGTTGGAGTAGTCACCGGGCTACTAGGTACGAACAGATAAATAAGTGCAATGGTGATGAGCGCAAGCACCGCCACTATAGCCATACACACGCGCCAACTCATATTCTGCCCAATCATGGTAGCCATGGGCACACCAACGATTGTGGCAATAGTTAAGCCAGCAAATACCATCGACATATAGCTGGCGCGTTTTCCAGTAGGCGCCATACTAGCGGCAATTAACAACGCGGTGCCGAAATAAGCGCCGTGGGGTAACCCAGACAATACACGATAAAACACCAACTCTGGCAAGCTTGAAGCGATAGCACTTAAGCCATTAGCTATACACATCATTGCTGCAAAGATAATTAATGCAGTGCGACGGTTGGTTTTATTGGTGAGTAACATAAACGAAGGCGCGCCAATGACCACACCAATGGCATAGCCGCTTATTACATTGCCGGCCATAGATGGCGTAACATCGAAACTTTCAGCGATAAGAGGCAACATCGACATAGATGAAAACTCGGTGAGCCCTAACACAAACGTGCCAAGAGCCATCACTAACATAGGCCAAATTACAGTGCTTCGGTTTGAAGGTGATGCAGACATAAATACCTTAAAATTTTAACAGCTACCGCTGATAGGGGCGCCATCAATAACAAATACGTTGTGAGAACTTGTGCGATAGAAAGCAATTAACGCGTTAACGCTAACATTTGATATAGCAACTTGGTGTAGTAGGGATGTTTTGAATCAATGTAGGCCTAATTAACAAAACGAAAATACGCAGCAACATTGAATAGTGAATTTTTATTATTTAAGCATTATACGTTATTAACGCTTCATGTTTCTATTACTAGCGCCATAGATAGCCGAGTTTTATCGGTCAAGTGCTGAGATATCCAAACAGGCTTACTTCTTATTTGCCCATAAATGCAAAAAGCCCCTAAAAGGGGCTTAAAGCGAATTGGTGGAGCTGGCGGGAAGTGCCACCTAGTAAAGAGGCTGATAATTAACCTATACGATACATAGTCTTATACTTGTATGCAAACCCACTTTTATAATAATCATGACACTTAATCGTGACAGCGTGTAATCTCAAACCCTGACCAATGACCCTAAATTAACCTCGAATAATAAATTAACCTTTTTAGTTAATTTATTTTAACTTTTGGGTTGAGTTTTGTCGTGGGTTAGGTTAAGGTTGCATAGTGATATACATTTAGTAAAGCTTCTTGGAGGAGGTTAGCATGGCACTTACAGAGTTTGGAAAAGCCGTCAGAAAAGCCCGTATCGATACAGGATATACGCTTAAGACAATGGCCGAAGAACTAGGTAAATCTGCTGCGTTTTTTAGTAGTATGGAAACGGGTACTAAAAAGATACCGAAAGACTGGGTAGTAAAGATTTCGGAGTTTTTTGAAAGCAAAGATTATTCAGTACCAGAACTTGGTAAATATGCAGATGTTTCAAACCGAAGCGTTTCATTGGACGGTCTTTCACAACAGCAGCAGATGTTGGTTGCAGGGTTAGCTCATTCACCCTTTACACCATCAGAGTTAAAGAAAATAGCGGAAGTTTTGGATCAGTGTAAGAATAAGTAAAAGGGGAAATGTATGCCTGAAAGTTATCAGCTTAGAGGAATAAGAGTAAGACCTTTAAGTGAAATAGAAATTGCAAAAAATGCTTTAAGTGTATGCGAGGCTTTTCGTCTTACGAAACGAAAAGTCAAAAGTATTGACCAGTTTTTTGAGTCTTTATATATCCTTGGCATCACTATAAGCGTCATCGAGTCAGAAGAATGGCTGCAATTGACTAAAGGGTTTTGCAATCCCTCTGAACGCAAAATAATGATACCAGAGCATATATACCAAAATGCTTGTATCGGCGAGAGAGAGGCTCTCGCTGTCATGTTCCATGAGATAGGGCATCTCTTTCTCAATCATCAACCAATTCTACACTTTTCCGACGTTTTGCCAAAAGTGGAAGAAGACGCTGAATGGCAAGCAGATACATTCGCAGAAGTGATTTTAAAACATTTAGGATATGATCTTGAACAGCTTAGTTTAGACTTTTATATGTAAAAAACCCCATCCAAAAAAGGATAGGGTCTTCGCCCCCTGTCAAAGTTGCAGCTTTGATTAGGGATTGTTCTAACCCGAGAATTTAGCGAGTCATAACTTATGTTTTACAAGTTAGAGTATAGACTTCTTTTTTTAAAAATCAAGACACACTTGTGGGCGACGTTCTCTCAACTTGAGAAGAGTAAGCGCTATGAAAAGTGGTTATTGTCCTAAGTGTAAGCAACCTTGTGAAGTTAGCTTTGTCAGCCATTTTAAACGCAATGGCAAAGTTTTCTATCCTAAAAAAGGCAAGCGTTGTTTTGTCATTCCACACTGCACTAACTGCAGTAAATAAGTAGTTGGCCCGCTGTGAGGCGGGCTATTTCTTAGGATTCTGTGATAAAACGAAAATACGTTAAAGCACTGTTTATTTTATTTTTAGCAACGGCAATATGTATCCTCAACGACTATATAAATACCTCAGTTTTAATTCAGGCTCTCTCAAAGCGATAACCGATGCTGAATTAAAATTTACACTCCCGGTTGACTTTAATGACCCATTTGACTGTCTGGCATCATATTCAGATGAGTTTGTGAGCCAAAGTATCAAAGTGCAGCGGAACAATCTCTATGATAGCTCTGGACTCAAGAAATTGTCCCCAGCAAAAAAGTTACTCGCTGGAGGGCGAGCAAAACGTAAAGCTCAGTCGAAGGCCAAGGAAGGAGGGATTTATTCGACTCTAAGAAGTAGTGATATAGGTGTTTTGAGCTTAACCAGTAACAAAGACAACTTATTAATGTGGTCGCATTACTGTAAGAACCATACTGGCTTTGTAATGGAGTTTGAGCCACAGTGGTTTGGTGAAAGAGGGGACTGTGAAAATTCCCTAGTAAGGCTGGAATCGTTAGTCGCTCTTAAAGTTATTTATTCAAAAGAAAGGCCTGTCCTAAATGGAAAGGAATCCGGTCAAGATAGGTTGGATAAGTTGCTATTAACAAAGTCCATAGATTGGGAGTATGAAAGCGAGTACCGCGTAATAGATCATTTGAGAAGAGGCGGAATTCATCCATACAAAAGAGAGCTTTTAAAAGGGGTATATATTGGTGCGGAAATGCGCTCGGAGGATGTTGAAACCATCAAAGAAACGGTCGCCATGACGAACAAAAAGCACAACATGGATGTAAGAGTATTTCAGAAGAAACTGTGCGAAAGGAGCTTTAGTCTAACTGAACACGAAGTCATTCTTTAGTCTCGATGGACCTCCACATATGCAAACGTGTGATTCAAAATTGAGCTTAAAAAAGCGCCACTGGCAAAACAGAAGTAAGTTAAATAAGAAACAACCTGTCTAGTACTTGGTTGCATCTTACTGTTGCCTCATCTGCTTTTCTTATCAAACGTTATTGATAATTTGACATGGGAACACGAACCAATAGGTCAATGTAAGGTAGGTATACAATTCCAGCTCAACACTTGAACATATCTTACTCACAAATTTGATTATAAGGCGAATTGTTTCGTTTCGGCTAGACTTTGACAGCGCTTCACATAGTTCCTCACAGTTTGGGCAGAATACAGCTTGTTTCGGTCAGTCCTTAATCCTATTTGGTTCAGTCTATTTGCCATTTCTCTATAGCTAAGTTTAGTTTCAATCATTGGGCTTAAAAGAGGTAATAATCTTACTGCCCGCTTATTAGCTTCTTCAGTCTTTTTTCTGTTTCGAGCATTAGTCTTGTCGCGTAATCCTCCAAGTTTTGCTCCCTGTTCTTTTTTCTCAAGCAGTGCTGCTTTAGTCCTTATACTAATGAAGTCTCTCTCTTGCTCTGCCAAAGCCGCATAGATATGAAGCTGAAATTTATCTGCGTTTGGCATTGAGGCAACTTTGAACTTCAAAAAGTTGTCTTCCATCAAAGTTGCTATGAAAGAAACTTTTCTGCTCAACCTATCAAGTTTCGAAACGATTAGCGTAGCACTGAGGTGTTTAGCCCTCAATATGGCTTCTGTGAGCGCCTGTCGCGAAGAATCATTACCGCTAACTATATCTGTGTACTCGTCTACTAAATTGCCATCAGAGACGTAATTAGTGATGAAAAGATTTATGTCTCGTCTTTGTGCTTCCAAGCCTAATCCGGACCGACCTTGGTCTTTCGTACTTACTCTAAGGTAGGCAATATATTTTTCGCTCATAAGAGCTCTCCATGAGTGTTGTAAAAAACAACAACGGTGGTTGTGTGTTTTACATCTTAGGATAGCCGCCTTAATATGTCGGGCTAAATCAGCTCATCCAGCCAAAGCATTTTAAGAAGTAACTCGACCCAGATGTCTATTATCCCTTTATTGAACTTAGTGAAAGCAGAGCGAACTTTTATTATTGATACGCTGATTTACGACTCACCATTGCTGGTTGGGGTTGGTCTTAGTTTAGGAACAAATTACTGCCTTGAGATACAGGTTGGAAATGATAGTAGATCGAGGCAACCGCTAAGTAACGTTGACGAGCTAAGAAGATATTTGAATGTGATATCTAGCGACGCTTTCGATGAGGAGGCTCTATCACAAGAGACGAGCATATTTGATTATATCGATACAAGTCAGGCTAAGAAGAGAAGTATAACGAAAAAGACTTTTCTACCATTGAGCTGCTCTCATGCAAAAGCCATAGTAAGCAGCGATAGCGCCCGATTAAAGAATCACGAGTTTCATCTAGGCTCAAGTCAATCTCTTGATGTGTTCATTGTACCCAACCGACACCATGTCCTTTCTAGTAAGAATATCATCGTCAACTTACCTGTGTATGATTTTAACTTAAGCCTGTTGCTTAAAAAATTCGAAACAAAATACAAACACCAATTTGACCGTGTTAACCGGCTCAAAATTATATCCAAAGCAAAGGGGCATTTACACCCCGCTCTGTTCGGGGCGCTTAGATTTTCTATTGAGCATAAGCGCCTCCCTCGCAAATGTGGCAGAAATAGAACGGATGAAGCTGACATGTGGGAGTTTATTAGGCATGACTATGTTGACTCACCTCATACGGCCAATGCAGTTATTTATGAGGGAACTATGATTAGGCAAGAGGATATCTGGAAACAGTATAATGAAACCTATTCGAAATACTTGATTGCCGCAATTTGTTAGTAACCTTCTGTATTTAAAGTAAAAGTCATTTAATCGATGTTATGTCGAATTTCTATCACTTTTAGTGTTTGACCGTGAAAATACGATTTTTCAACGAAATACTTTAGTTGGTTAATATGGATAACACTTTAAACGCTATTCTTAAGCCCGCAGAGGCTCAAGGGGCGAACGTTAATTTATTTTGGACGTTGGCCCAAAACACCCCTCCATCACACCCCTATAACACCATATATGTGCAGTTTACAAAAGCTTATACATGTCGGTCACTAACTATAAGCAGTCAGGCGCACAATTATGTCTAAAATTAGTAGTGCACATATTCATGAGAATCGCCGTAAGCTCGATTCAGCCTACGTTTCAGTAGGTAGGCAATTGCGTGGTGTTAGTAGCGCTCTATTATATGGTCATCTTTACAAGTCTGAGTCTGGTAGAGAGTATGAAAGCAAAGCTGTGGAACACCTTGTTGATGAAAGAAAAAAGCTAATTCTTGAGCAAAGAGAGCTGCCTTGTAACCCCAAGCGCAATAATCGCGATATGCAAAGGACGATGCGACTGAAGAGTCTTCTTGGAGATGGTTATTTCAATTACAAATATAACATTGAACTTACTTACTTATTCGAAGAGCTAAAAGAGTCGGTTGATTTTCGAAAAAGCAAGATTTGTCATATTACCGTTCAATTTAAACATGATGTTAGCGATAGGGCGCGGGCTAGTGAGGGTGAGTTTAAAAAGTTTAAACAAAAGCTCGCAAATCTAATGAAGGGGGCGCTAGGAGAAGATGTAAGAGGTTTTCTTGTTATAGAGAGGTCTTATGTTAAATTCGTGCCCGGCCGCTCTAGAAGTCGTCTCACGGCGCTGCACGCACATTTTGTTATCGAGCATTGCTCAACTTTGTCTAAATCGGATATTAATAACCGAGTGAGACAAAAATTTAAGAGGGTGAGTGAGCTATACGATACGAGCGTAGGTGTATTCCATGATTACACTGTAAGAAGACCCAAAGATGCAAAGGTAAAGACCTTCAAAACACCGGTTGACCTCGGACTAGTTGACTATCTATCGAAAGAATTTGATAAGCCGATGATTAAAGGTGTAAAGAACTACTCAGTCTTTGGTAAAAATCTAAATGTCAGAATCCGGCGTGAGTGGCGTTTCAAGCAACGTGTTGCTCTAGATAGGGCTTATGCGGGACTAGATAAGAAAGTCGGTGTAGAGCGCTTAGAGTTCGATATAGTAGCGTATTTTGAAATGATTATAAATTCTGTATCACGCCCACCTAAGTTAGATAAGTCTCTGTCTGAGGTTGCTTGATTATTATACCATGTCGGTATGCATTTTTTATGAGGCGACTTCATAAGGGGGAAGCTTTGGTTGGTTCAATCACATCGGAAGTGAGGTTTCTTTTAAACAACGGAGTTAATGAGCATCAAGCCAAAACGGCTAAGTTTTGTATATACGCTCATAAGTCTGCTGTGGGTCTTTATATAGGAATGAGTGAAGACCCTGCAAGGCGCTGAAATGAGCACCAGAGAAGCGCTACTGAAGCAATTGATAAGAACCACAACAATCCGTTTAAAGCCGCTCTGA encodes:
- a CDS encoding ImmA/IrrE family metallo-endopeptidase: MPESYQLRGIRVRPLSEIEIAKNALSVCEAFRLTKRKVKSIDQFFESLYILGITISVIESEEWLQLTKGFCNPSERKIMIPEHIYQNACIGEREALAVMFHEIGHLFLNHQPILHFSDVLPKVEEDAEWQADTFAEVILKHLGYDLEQLSLDFYM
- a CDS encoding DUF2971 domain-containing protein, coding for MYPQRLYKYLSFNSGSLKAITDAELKFTLPVDFNDPFDCLASYSDEFVSQSIKVQRNNLYDSSGLKKLSPAKKLLAGGRAKRKAQSKAKEGGIYSTLRSSDIGVLSLTSNKDNLLMWSHYCKNHTGFVMEFEPQWFGERGDCENSLVRLESLVALKVIYSKERPVLNGKESGQDRLDKLLLTKSIDWEYESEYRVIDHLRRGGIHPYKRELLKGVYIGAEMRSEDVETIKETVAMTNKKHNMDVRVFQKKLCERSFSLTEHEVIL
- a CDS encoding helix-turn-helix transcriptional regulator, producing the protein MALTEFGKAVRKARIDTGYTLKTMAEELGKSAAFFSSMETGTKKIPKDWVVKISEFFESKDYSVPELGKYADVSNRSVSLDGLSQQQQMLVAGLAHSPFTPSELKKIAEVLDQCKNK
- a CDS encoding recombinase family protein, with protein sequence MSEKYIAYLRVSTKDQGRSGLGLEAQRRDINLFITNYVSDGNLVDEYTDIVSGNDSSRQALTEAILRAKHLSATLIVSKLDRLSRKVSFIATLMEDNFLKFKVASMPNADKFQLHIYAALAEQERDFISIRTKAALLEKKEQGAKLGGLRDKTNARNRKKTEEANKRAVRLLPLLSPMIETKLSYREMANRLNQIGLRTDRNKLYSAQTVRNYVKRCQSLAETKQFAL
- a CDS encoding MFS transporter — protein: MSASPSNRSTVIWPMLVMALGTFVLGLTEFSSMSMLPLIAESFDVTPSMAGNVISGYAIGVVIGAPSFMLLTNKTNRRTALIIFAAMMCIANGLSAIASSLPELVFYRVLSGLPHGAYFGTALLIAASMAPTGKRASYMSMVFAGLTIATIVGVPMATMIGQNMSWRVCMAIVAVLALITIALIYLFVPSSPVTTPTNLREEFGVLKNKLVWSISGIIFVGFGGVFCIYTYLADTILNVTNSPEVTISVAMMMFGIGTTIGNWFISKLADKSPLRTTGIALLCSVGVAVMYVFAASNIWWLYLTVFLLGASVGLAAVIQSMLLDVSPTGHAMIGALVQCAFNTANAIGPMLGGAMLASGASFNETGYASAMLFFGGFIMWGLSYLQLRNRNPALATS